The bacterium genomic interval TTTCCCCGCCGCTGCGCAGATCGCAAATCATGTCCCAATGAATCGCGGATTCATTGACGCCGCCGGACTCGGGATAGCTGGCGCCCAGCGCCAGATGAAAACTGCCGCCGATTTTTTCATCGAACAAGATCTGCCGCGTGAAGCGGGTGATGCCGGCATTGGTCGCAATCGCAAACTCACCCACGCGCCGTGCGCCCGCATCGGTATCGAGCGTGGCGCGCAGCAGATCTTCATTCTTTTCGGCGGTGGCGCGCACCACCCGGCCGGCCTCGAACCACAGCCGCACGCCGGCAACTTCCTTGTCGCGATAAATGGCGGGATAGGAGAAGCAGACGTGGCCGGCCACGCTGTCTTCCACCGGCGCCGTGAAGACTTCGCCGTCGGGAACATTGAAAGTGCCGGCGCAATTGATGAACGGCCGGCCGGCAATGCTCAGGCGCAGATCGGTCTCCGGCGCTTTCACGTGCACGGTCTGTTTGCCCTGCAACCAGGCCACGATCTTGTCCTGCTCGGCGGCCACGCGGCGCCAATAACCGACAGGGTCGTGCGGGTCCGGCATGCAGGCTTGATAGTAGAAGTCTTCGAACTCGCGCAGGCTCATGTCGGCGTCCTGCGCATAGCCGTGGGTGGGAAAGAGCGTGTAGACCCAGCGCAACTCCCCGCGCGCGGTGCGCTGCATCAGCGTGTGACTGAGTCCGGCGCGCGCCTGCGCCCGCCGCGCCATGCGCTCCGGATCGATTTGATTGAGCGCACGCGTGTTGGGCGCGGCGTCGATTTGGATCATCACTTCAAAAGTTTCACGAATCAATTTCTCCACGGCGGAGACGTGCTGCAGTTGCGCTTCGGAGGCATGACGATAAAACAGCTCATTGGCTTCCGGCAGCTCCGGCAGCAGAAGCGGATGGCCGCCGGCCTTCACCACCTCCGCGTAAACCGCCAGCAGCAGCGGCTCGGCCGGGGTTCCACCTTGAATGACAACGCGATCTCCGGGACGCACGCTGACGGAATAATTGACCAGCAGCTCGGCGAGTTTCTCGAGGCGTGAATCGGACATGCGTATTTTTCGTGTGGTAAATCAGATGATGCGGTTTGCTTCACTTTTTTCCAACAGGCCGTTGGTCAATTGTGCAGCCTGCCGTTACTTCAATTTGTTTGGGCGGCCAACTTGACTTGTCCTCCCGCCAGAAACTTTGTGAATAACTTGGCACTGTGCCAGAATTTTCACGGGATCCTTACAGGATGACAGCAGTAGAGGATACACTTTTCAAGATAACGGCACCAAGCTTGACAACGTCAAATTCCAAGAATTGCCGCGGGGTCGCGGCGTTCACAGGCAAGACTGCCTGAATGCTCAGCGAACTCTGCATCTCCGCGCTGAATCTGACCAAGTCAGACTAGGCCGCCAAAACAATACCCACCGGGCAATGATCCGAGCCGGTCACCTCCGGCAGGATGAAAGCCTTCTGCAATCGCGGTCGCAACACCGCTGAAATGCAAAAATAATCGATGCGCCAGCCCACGTTTCGACTGCGGGCGTTGCCGATCTGGCTCCACCAGGTGTAATGCCCGCCCTCCCGGTGGAATTCGCGAAAGCTGTCGACGAATCCGTGCTTGACGAAATTGTCGAAACCGGCGCGCTCTTCCGGGGTGAAGCCGTGATTGCCGACGTTGGCCTTGGGATTGGCGAGATCAATCTCCGTGTGCGCGACATTCAAATCGCCGCAAAAGATCACCGGCTTTTTGCGTTCCAGCCGCTTGAGGAATTTCAGAAAATCCGCGTCCCATTGCACGCGATATTCCAGCCGGGAGAGGTCGCGCTTGGCGTTAGGCGTGTAGACGTTGACGAGAAAGAAGTCGGCGAACTCGGTGGTGAGCACACGGCCTTCGCGATCATGCTCGTCCACGCCCAGGTCACGCCGCACGCTGAGCGGCGCGATTTTGGTGAAGATGGCGGTGCCCGCATAGCCCTTTTTTTCCGCGGTGTTCCAAAACTGCTGATAGCCCGGCAGCGCGAGACTCACTTGCTCGGGCGCGGCCTTGGTTTCCTGCACGCACAGCACCTCCGGCGCAGCGGTTTCGATGAACGCAGCAAAATTCTTCTTGAGCACGGCCCGAATGCCGTTCACGTTCCAGGAAATGAGTTTCATGACAAGAGGTGGTGAAACTGGGTCAGGCGGCCGGCAGCCGGACCTGCAACCGGCTCATCTTGAACGTTTGCAGGAAAGCGCGGCAAAATAAGGCGGCTCTGCGAATAATGCAAAGCATTTCCACGCGAGCAGCGCTCACGGCACGCCGTAAGTCTTCTGCAGATAGAGAATGAGCGCGCGCCGAATCTCCGCCACATTGTCATTCAAGACTTTGAGGCCGGGATGGCTGCGGTTCAAATAGTCCAGGCCTTGCTCGTTTCCGGTAATCAGAAAATCACTGATCGCCACTTTGTAAATGCGGCCGGCTTCCAAATCGCTTCCGTTGATCAGCCACCGGCCCCGGCCTTCGTCCCAATTCACCTTGGCCGTGTGCAAATAGCCGCCACTGCCTTTGTTTTTCCGGCCCTGCTCCAAAACCTTGCCGAGCAACTCGCCAGTCATTTCCACCAGCGCGAGGTTGCCGCCAAAAGGCAGAATGCGAATGATGTCGTATTCCGTGATCGCGCCGGCCGGCAGCACGTCGTCAATGCGGATCGAGCCGCCGTTGAACACTGCCAAATCAGCCTCCGGCGCCGCGCGCAGAAAAGAAGCTGCGATCAAATCCATCAGCAGGCCGGGCCGGTTGCGCACCACGGATTCCCGGCCATCGAGCTCGACCGGCGAGTTGACCGCGAGTTTCTCCGGCGCAAAGCCCATCTTGCGAAACGCGGCAAAGGCCAGTTCCACCCATTTCTGCACTTCGGCGCTTGCCGCCGGATCCTCTGCAATCTTGTCGGTGATGGGCTGCAAGCGCGATTGGATCTGCACCTGCTTGGCCGCGGGGTCATAGTGCAGCGCGTGAATGTAGGCTGAGCGCACGTTGGCATCAGCCTTGAGAATCGGCGTGAAATCCGGGCCGCGCCAGACTTGCACATTCTCATGTTCGTGCCCGCCGAGAATCAAGTCGATCTCCGGCAGCGCCTGCGCCAGCGCCATGTCTTCCTCGAGGGGGAGATGTGTCACGGCAATCAGAATTTCCACCTGGCCGCGGAGTTTCAGCACTTGTTGCCGCGCGGCGGCGAGCGGATCGGTGAAGGTGACGTAGTCGGGTTTGTTCTTGGACATGGTCACGCCGAACATGCCCACGCGCACACGCTGGCTGCCGGCAGCGGTGGTGAAGATGGCGTGTTCCGCCACGTTGGGAAACGGCTTGCCGTTGCGATCGAACACATTGCTGGAAAACCACGTGAAGCGCGATTCGGACAGGCGTTGCAGAAAGGCCTTTTCTTTTAGATCGAATTCATGATTGCCGAAGGTGGAATAGTCCAGACCGATGGCATTGAGCACGGCCACCATCTGCCGGCCGGCCAGCCGCTCGCCGTCGACCACTGCAGTGCCGAGCGCCGAGGGACTCAGCAGATCACCGGCAAGAATCATGTAGGTGTTGGGATTCTCCGCCTGCAGTTGCCGGCGCAAAGTCGCCAGCCGCGCCATGCCGCCCTCTTTGCCGCCGCTCACCGGCGTGAGCTCGTAGAGATCATTGATTTGCAGCAGCGTGATCGCGGCGCCGGATTCGCGCCGGGCCATGCTCGCCGGGCCGGCGCAGGCAAAGAAGGCGAGCAGCAGGGCAAGCAGCCATTCCCGCCGGAAAAAGAATTTCCACATAAAGGCTCCAGTATAAGTTGCGCTCAAGAGTGGTGGCTAGGCCGCCAGCCGGAAACAACAACAGCGCCGCACAGGCAAGAAGAGATTTTTCTGAATGAGGCAGCGGTTACTCTGCCTTCAAGAGAAGGCCTGCCCTGCTCATAGCGTGCGGTAGTCCCCGCGGAAATAAAGCAGCGGAGGAAGAGTGGCAGCTTGTCCCAAGGCCACGACTTCGCCCACAAAAATGGTGTGATCACCGCCCTCATGCGCCGCCACCAATTTGCAGTCCAGCCAGGCGAGACAATCCTCCAAGATCGGCGCGCCGGTGATAGCGCGGTGCAACCGGAGGCCGGCGAAGCGTTCGTGCGCCGGCAGTTGGTCCAGCGCAAATCGCTGCGCCACGTCCTGCTGCGGCGCACCGAGAATGCTCACCGCAAAGCAGCCGCCCTGCCGGATCAAGTCATGGCTCTGTGCCGTTTTGCTCACGCACACCAGAACCAGCGGCGGGGCCAGCGAAACCGAGCAGAAGGCGTTGGCCGTGAGGCCGTGAATGATTTCGCCGGTGCGGGTCGTCACAATCGTGACGCCGGTGGCAAACGTGCCCATCACCTGGCGGAAATCTTTTTCGTCGATCATGTCGGTTTCCTGACTGAATGGCTGGTGAAAATCGTCGCGCGCGAAAAGTCGCAGCGGCAGTGGCCTGCGTGACTCGCCGATATACCGGCAATTTGCGGCGCAATATAGTCGGGCAGCCGGCCAAATGCAAGCAGGAGCACCGTGGCGCGTGCGGCAGCGGGCAAGATGGCGCTTGACATTCAAAGGGCCTTTCCTTTAATTGCGGCGGCTGTCAAACAGTTGCCTCAGCGGTGGTGATGATTGCGAGGGTCACATGATGAATCGTTCCTCTTTGGTCGCTGGTGGTCTGCTGATTGTGCTTGGCCTGGCTTTTCTTGCCGGAAATGTCGTCAAACTGTACTGGGAAGAATGGTGGCCGTTGTGGCTCATTGCGGGCGGCGTGCTGTTTCTGCTGCCCTACTTGTCTAATCGGCGCTACTACGGTTTTCTCATGCCTGCCGCTATTTTGATCACCCAGGGCCTGCTCTTTCTGTACTGCACCTGGGGCAATCGCTGGGATCATATGGGAAGCCTCTGGCCGATCTTCATTCTCGGGCCGGGCTTGGGTTTTCTGCTGATGTACTTCCTCGGCGAGCACGAACGCGGCTTGTTGATTCCCGGAATCATCTTGACCGGTATGGCCGCCATTTTCCTGATCATCTTCGGGCCGTTTTCGGAGCTGCGGGACTATTGGCCCGTCGTGCTGATCTTGGTGGGATTGTATCTGATCTTCCGCCGCCGCGGCCAGCTCCGGCCATGACTCGTTCTTTCAGCCGCAATCGCTGCTGCGCGGCTGCAACCTGCATCTGACCTCATGTTCCGTCCACGAATTCGCACACAACTCATTCTCTTTCTGATTCTGCAGGTGGGCACGTTGCTGGCGCTGGCGGGTTTTTATCTGCATTGGCGCATGCGCGCACAGATTGAAAGCGAGCTTGCCGACAAGCTGGTGGCGCTCGCCGCCGCCGGCGCGCAGCTCGCGGCCACCTCCGCCGGCGTGACGCCGATCATCAGTCTGTTGCCCGGCGATGAACAAGCGCGCACGGTGCAGACGCTGCAGCACGCGTGCGCGCCGCTGCTGGCCGCGGGCAAACTCAGCCGCCTGGTGATCTGCGATCGTGAATCCCGCTTGCTGTTTGACAGCCGCCGCGAGCTGGCCATTGGCAGCGAATACGTCCGGCTGCGTTTCGATCAGGAGGAAATTGCGCGTGCGTGGCAGGGCCACGCGGCCGCCGCGAAGCTGTTCTTCGATGCGCGACAGCAGCCGTTCAAAGCCGCCTACGCGCCGCTGCAAGAGGGCGGACAGGTGCGCGCGCTGGTGGGCATCGAAGGCAGCGCCGCGAGTCTCGCCGCGGTGGCGGAAACGCAACGGGTGTTGTGGAGCATTGCCGCCCTCGGCCTGGTCGCGGCCACCCTCAGCGGCATCGTGTTCGCGCGGCGCATCACCTCCCCGCTGGAGCGCTTGCGCGCGGCAGCGCAAGCCATCGGCCACGGCGCGCCCTCCGTGTCGTTCGAAGTGAAGGGCACGGAGGAGATTCGCTTTCTGGCGCAGACCATGCAGCAGATGCACACGGCGATCGTGAGCCGCGAACAGAACCTGCGCATGATGCTGGCCGGCGTGGCGCATGAGATTCGCAATCCGCTCGGCGGCATCGAGTTGTTTGCCGGCATGCTGGAGAGCGACGCGCCGGCAGCGCTCAAGCCCCAGGTGCAGCGCATTCGCGCCGAAGTGCGCCGGCTGGAAAACACCGTGCGCGATTTTCTCGACTATGCCCGGCCGCGGCCGAGCGTGCGCCAGCAGGTGCGCGTGCGCCCGATCATCGAAGACGTGCACGGCCACTTGCGCGGTTTGCATCCGGCCGTGACCTGGCGGCTGCGCGTGGCGGCCACGGCCTCCGCGCTGGTGGATGAAGAGCAGTTACGCCGCATGCTGCTCAATCTCGCGGGCAATGCCATCGAGGCCATGAATGGCGCAGGCGAGCTCGAGATCACCGCCGAAGAATCACACGGCCGGCTCCAGCTCTCGGTGAAAGACAGCGGCGCCGGTGTCGCGCCTGAGCTGGTGGACAAGATCTTCGAGCCTTTTTTCACCACGCGGCCTCAGGGCAGCGGCTTGGGCCTGGCGCTGGTGCGCCGTTTCGCTGAATTGAACGGCGGCCACATTGAACTGGTGCCGAGCAAGAAGGGCGCGCACTTCCGGTTGACACTGCCGCAAAGACCGCCGGCCGCGAGCGGGAGGCCGGGCAATCCTTGACAGGTTTTGGAATCAGCCCACGAAACACACGAAATGCCCTTGGGCGTGTTTCGCGTGTCGCCGAGGCAGGTCTGGGATTGTCGGTGTGGGGAGAAGCTTGCATGTGGGGAAAGATACTGCTTCGTCCGATCTGAGGCTGGGCAATCCGAAGAGAATGGTGGAGTGAAAGAAATATGCCTGAGAAACTCAAGCTCGTGATCATTGAAGACAACGCCGCTATGCGCGAGGGACTGGAGCAGGTCGCCCGGCGCCAGGGGCATCACGTCACGGCGTTCGAGCGGGCCGAAGCCGCGCTGCAGGCGCTCCCCGCCAGTCCGGCAGATTTGATCATTTCGGATTACCGCCTGCCCGGCATGAACGGCCTCGAGCTGCTGGAGAAAGTCAAGGCGCTGCGGCCCGGCTGCGAGGTGATCGTGATTACCGCATTTGGCTCCATCGAACTGGCGGTGCAGGCCATGCAAAAAGGCGCGGCGGATTTCATCACCAAGCCGATTTCGCCGGAAGAACTGACCGTGAAGTTGGAGCGCTTTGCGCAACGCCTGGGCCAGCGCCGGCAGCTCGAAAGCCTGCAGGAACAGAATCTCTATCTGCGCCAGCAGGAGGAGCAGCAGTTCAATTTCGGCGAAATCATCGGGCAGGCGCCGGTGATGCAGGAAGTCTTTCGCGTGCTGCAAAAGGTCGCGCCCACCGATGCCAGCGTGATCATCTACGGCGAAAGCGGCACCGGCAAGGAGCTGGTGGCGCGCGCAATTCACAAGAACAGCAGCCGCAGCGAAGGCCCGTTTGTGCGGGTAAACTGCGGCGCGCTGACGGAAACCCTGTTGGAGTCCGAGCTTTTCGGTCACGAGAAAGGCGCGTTCACCGGCGCGCTCAAGCGCAAGCTCGGCCGCTTCGAATTGGCGCACCGCGGCACCATTTTCCTGGATGAAGTGGGCGATATTTCATCGAATCTGCAAATCAAGCTGCTGCGCGTGCTGCAGGAAAAGGAGTTCGAGCGCGTCGGCGGCGAGGAAACCGTGCAGGTCGATGTGCGCGTCATTGCCGCCACCCACCGCAATCTCGAGGAAGAAGTGGCGGCCGGCCGTTTTCGCGAGGATCTATACTACCGCCTGCACATCGTGCCCATCAATCTGCCGGCCTTGCGCCAGCGGCTGGAAGATCTGCCCGTGCTGGTCGATCATTTTCTCCAGCGCCTGGGCCGTGAGTTGCGCAAGCCCGGCCTGCGTCTGGAGCCGGCAGTGTTGGAGATGATGAAGAACTATCACTGGCCCGGCAACGTACGCGAGTTGGAAAATGTGCTCGAG includes:
- a CDS encoding aminopeptidase; the encoded protein is MSDSRLEKLAELLVNYSVSVRPGDRVVIQGGTPAEPLLLAVYAEVVKAGGHPLLLPELPEANELFYRHASEAQLQHVSAVEKLIRETFEVMIQIDAAPNTRALNQIDPERMARRAQARAGLSHTLMQRTARGELRWVYTLFPTHGYAQDADMSLREFEDFYYQACMPDPHDPVGYWRRVAAEQDKIVAWLQGKQTVHVKAPETDLRLSIAGRPFINCAGTFNVPDGEVFTAPVEDSVAGHVCFSYPAIYRDKEVAGVRLWFEAGRVVRATAEKNEDLLRATLDTDAGARRVGEFAIATNAGITRFTRQILFDEKIGGSFHLALGASYPESGGVNESAIHWDMICDLRSGGEIWVDDELFYRNGKFLNLDKNLTLNR
- a CDS encoding sigma-54 dependent transcriptional regulator, which gives rise to MPEKLKLVIIEDNAAMREGLEQVARRQGHHVTAFERAEAALQALPASPADLIISDYRLPGMNGLELLEKVKALRPGCEVIVITAFGSIELAVQAMQKGAADFITKPISPEELTVKLERFAQRLGQRRQLESLQEQNLYLRQQEEQQFNFGEIIGQAPVMQEVFRVLQKVAPTDASVIIYGESGTGKELVARAIHKNSSRSEGPFVRVNCGALTETLLESELFGHEKGAFTGALKRKLGRFELAHRGTIFLDEVGDISSNLQIKLLRVLQEKEFERVGGEETVQVDVRVIAATHRNLEEEVAAGRFREDLYYRLHIVPINLPALRQRLEDLPVLVDHFLQRLGRELRKPGLRLEPAVLEMMKNYHWPGNVRELENVLERAAVLCEEAAITLADVPPLVKDRGAILSLSDDNLDLNKTLAEVERAMLERALARAHGVKAEAARILGIKTTTLLYKLGKYGMGTAEE
- a CDS encoding bifunctional metallophosphatase/5'-nucleotidase, with product MWKFFFRREWLLALLLAFFACAGPASMARRESGAAITLLQINDLYELTPVSGGKEGGMARLATLRRQLQAENPNTYMILAGDLLSPSALGTAVVDGERLAGRQMVAVLNAIGLDYSTFGNHEFDLKEKAFLQRLSESRFTWFSSNVFDRNGKPFPNVAEHAIFTTAAGSQRVRVGMFGVTMSKNKPDYVTFTDPLAAARQQVLKLRGQVEILIAVTHLPLEEDMALAQALPEIDLILGGHEHENVQVWRGPDFTPILKADANVRSAYIHALHYDPAAKQVQIQSRLQPITDKIAEDPAASAEVQKWVELAFAAFRKMGFAPEKLAVNSPVELDGRESVVRNRPGLLMDLIAASFLRAAPEADLAVFNGGSIRIDDVLPAGAITEYDIIRILPFGGNLALVEMTGELLGKVLEQGRKNKGSGGYLHTAKVNWDEGRGRWLINGSDLEAGRIYKVAISDFLITGNEQGLDYLNRSHPGLKVLNDNVAEIRRALILYLQKTYGVP
- a CDS encoding HAMP domain-containing histidine kinase; the protein is MFRPRIRTQLILFLILQVGTLLALAGFYLHWRMRAQIESELADKLVALAAAGAQLAATSAGVTPIISLLPGDEQARTVQTLQHACAPLLAAGKLSRLVICDRESRLLFDSRRELAIGSEYVRLRFDQEEIARAWQGHAAAAKLFFDARQQPFKAAYAPLQEGGQVRALVGIEGSAASLAAVAETQRVLWSIAALGLVAATLSGIVFARRITSPLERLRAAAQAIGHGAPSVSFEVKGTEEIRFLAQTMQQMHTAIVSREQNLRMMLAGVAHEIRNPLGGIELFAGMLESDAPAALKPQVQRIRAEVRRLENTVRDFLDYARPRPSVRQQVRVRPIIEDVHGHLRGLHPAVTWRLRVAATASALVDEEQLRRMLLNLAGNAIEAMNGAGELEITAEESHGRLQLSVKDSGAGVAPELVDKIFEPFFTTRPQGSGLGLALVRRFAELNGGHIELVPSKKGAHFRLTLPQRPPAASGRPGNP
- a CDS encoding exodeoxyribonuclease III, coding for MKLISWNVNGIRAVLKKNFAAFIETAAPEVLCVQETKAAPEQVSLALPGYQQFWNTAEKKGYAGTAIFTKIAPLSVRRDLGVDEHDREGRVLTTEFADFFLVNVYTPNAKRDLSRLEYRVQWDADFLKFLKRLERKKPVIFCGDLNVAHTEIDLANPKANVGNHGFTPEERAGFDNFVKHGFVDSFREFHREGGHYTWWSQIGNARSRNVGWRIDYFCISAVLRPRLQKAFILPEVTGSDHCPVGIVLAA
- a CDS encoding flavin reductase family protein encodes the protein MIDEKDFRQVMGTFATGVTIVTTRTGEIIHGLTANAFCSVSLAPPLVLVCVSKTAQSHDLIRQGGCFAVSILGAPQQDVAQRFALDQLPAHERFAGLRLHRAITGAPILEDCLAWLDCKLVAAHEGGDHTIFVGEVVALGQAATLPPLLYFRGDYRTL